A single window of Plasmodium reichenowi strain SY57 chromosome 14, whole genome shotgun sequence DNA harbors:
- a CDS encoding hypothetical protein (conserved Plasmodium protein, unknown function): MEEITKNKTVDKEESIETKTKKDVGTESVKSIDLPIKEFQKSFRLLNENFNIKDLENVLTPIEYAEYNSFLAYSICSIFYSYLKLSGDVLTNHPIKNELKNVQALMKEIKEKAKTNVEEKRSLTINKEASKRIIESSISYNKHIKKNKN; the protein is encoded by the coding sequence ATGGAAGAAATTactaaaaataaaactgttgataaagaagaaagtatagaaacaaaaacaaaaaaagatGTTGGTACGGAATCAGTCAAAAGTATAGACCTCCCTATTAAGGAGTTTCAAAAAAGTTTCAgattattaaatgaaaactttaatataaaagatttAGAAAACGTGTTAACTCCTATTGAATATGCGGAATATAATTCCTTTCTTGCGTATTCTATTTGttctattttttattcttacTTAAAGTTATCTGGTGATGTCTTAACTAATCACCCTATTAAAAATGAGttaaaaaatgtacaaGCTTTAatgaaagaaataaaagaaaaagcAAAAACAAATGTGGAAGAAAAAAGATCATTAACAATTAATAAAGAAGCATCCAAGAGAATTATAGAAAGTTCGATTTCttataataaacatataaaaaagaacaaaaattGA